A DNA window from Pontimonas salivibrio contains the following coding sequences:
- a CDS encoding 30S ribosomal protein bS22 codes for MGSVIKKRRKRMAKKKHRKLLRKTRHQRRNKK; via the coding sequence ATGGGTTCAGTAATCAAAAAGCGTCGGAAGCGGATGGCGAAGAAAAAGCACCGGAAGCTCCTGCGTAAGACCCGCCACCAGCGCCGCAACAAGAAGTAG
- a CDS encoding helix-turn-helix domain-containing protein, which yields MHETPAAMRFLTVQEVADTMRVSSMTVYRMVHAGEIPAIRFGRSFRIPESAMEQLVGHVGNWEINQAG from the coding sequence ATGCACGAGACTCCTGCTGCTATGCGCTTTCTCACCGTTCAAGAAGTGGCGGACACGATGCGTGTCTCCAGCATGACGGTGTATCGGATGGTGCATGCCGGAGAAATTCCGGCCATTCGATTTGGGCGATCGTTCAGGATCCCCGAATCTGCGATGGAGCAACTGGTCGGCCACGTGGGCAACTGGGAAATAAACCAAGCGGGATAA